The Candidatus Hepatincola sp. Av genome contains the following window.
TAGGTGGTGGTAGTTACAATGGTAATTTACTGTATTCTAAAGAGGTTAGAGATATTTACTTAACTCCCCAAGCAAGTGGTAGAGCTATAGGTTTTGATAGTAATAAATCATACATGGGGAATAATCGCCCTGCTAAAACTTTAGGACATACTGGTTTTACAGGTAATTGCGTTGCTTTAAATATCCCAAAAGATATTATGATTATTATCCTATCTAATAAGGTAAATATCCCGATGGTGAATTTTAAATATACTTCACCTAAAGAATTATGTACTGATATTATGGATACAGTATGGACTACCTTAATCCCATAATTAAAAATTAATTTTAAAATAAACTTGTATTTATTCTAACTTTGTGGTATAATGCAATTTATAAAAATTCTTTTATTTTATAAATTATTCAACCTCAGCTTTATATAATTTTATTCTGTGTAATTATTTATATTTTAATATTACTATTATATTAAAATATTTTCACAATATTATTATAAGTCTAGATAGGTTATTCATAATTTATACTAAGTTTGATAGTATTTACTATCAAACTTAGTAAATAAACAATAGTAAGTCTGGCTGTATCCGGTTCAACCCATTACAAATAAAAAACATAAAACCCTTGATTTAATTAAGGTTAATTAAAGTGCTTAATTTATTTAATAAATAAAATTTTTATTAATAGTTAATAATAATTATATAAATAGGTTAACAATGAAAAATACAAATTTCCCCCAAAATAATAAAGCTAGTACGATTTCGGTAAATAGAATTATCAGTACGCCAGAACAATCCCCTATAATTATTCCAGCGAATGTTGAAACTCCTATGATTTTAAGGGGTAGTGTAGAAGTTGTAGAAGGGGAACAAATCTTTGAATATACTAATGTAGATGCCGGTGAATTTACAGTAAAACCAGTAGATTTAAAGGGTTCTATTGTTTATATATTAGATCCCGAGAGTGCCGAAGGGAATATTAATGTATTATTATATAGTAATGATAGAGTATATCAACAGTATCCTCATTATGTTGAACATACTGGTTCAACTCCTGAGGTTGGTACAATATTATTTTTTATTCCCAGTGGCATTACAGGTAATGTACTTAAAATTGTTGTCTTTACCGAGATTGAAAATATAATTTTTGCAGATGCTATTAATAGCGATGGAGTTGTTACAAGACCTGCCCTCACAATGGAGATAGTAGACGATTAGTTTAGGTTTTTATGTTAAATTGCTAAATTTTTAAAGTAATAATAAATTAAACAAATAGGTTAACAATGAAAAATACAAATTTCCCCCAAAATAATAATGTTAAGGCATATTCCATTAATAGAATTATGAGTGCACCAGAACAATCCCCTATGTTAATTCCAGCCAATGTGGAAACTCCTATAGTTTTACAAGGAGATGTATCTGTTATATCTGGTTCCAACTTATTTGAATATACCAATATAACAACAGGTGAATTTACAATAGATGGATATAGCTATTTAATAATGACTATTGATTATGTTTTAACTCCAGCAAGTAATACAGGGAATCTTGAACTAACTGTGTATAAAAATAATGAAGTATATTTAACTTTAAACCATGAGATTGTACATACAGATAATAATCCAGATGTAGGCATGATAGACTTTGAAATTGCCGAACGCACCCCAACTGATGTATGGAAAATTACTGGTTATACAGGAGCTGAAAATATAGTTTTTGCAGATGTTACAAATAGCAATGGTATAGTAGAGAGATCTGCCTTAACAATGTTTATCCAAGAGGCTGGGGTTTAATTTCCCACCTTAAAGATTTAATACATTAAAAAAATAAAATAAAGAATTCAAATTATTTAATAAATAAAATTTTTATTGATAATTAACAATTACCAAAAGGTTACAAATGACAAATCAAAATTTTTCACATAATAATAATTTTTCATATCAATATAGAGTTGAAAATACTAATCAAGTTACAAGTGCACCAGAACAATCCCCTATAATTATTCCAGCCAATGTTGAAACTCCTATGATTTTAAGGGGACCAGTAGAGGCTACTGTAACAGGGTCAGCAATCTTTTTTGAATATACTAATATAGAAGCTGGTGAATTTACAATAGAACCAGATCGCACTATAATAACCTCTCTTTATTATAATTTATCCCCCAAGAGTGCCGAAGGAAAGATGACTATAACAATATATATGAATGATAAAGTATATGAACGCTTTACTGATTATGATATTTTGCATCCTAGTTTAGACTCTAATAAGAACGTAATAAAATTTCCTCTGTTGGTACATGAGTCAACTGATAAATTAAAAATTACTGCCTTTACTACTACTGAAAATATAATTTTTGCAGATAGTATATTAGGTACATCAACAGCATTAGCAATTTTGTTACAAGAAATTAGGGCTTAAATAATATTATCAAAGATTTAATACATTAAAAAAATAAAAATTTAAATTATTTAATAAATCAAATTTTATTGATAATTAATAATAATTATACAAATAGGTTAACAATGAAACATACAAAATTTTCCCAAAATACTAATACATCTTTTATTAATCAAGTTACAAGTGCACCAGAACAATCCCCTATAATTGTTCCAGCGAATGTTGAAACTCCTGTAATTTTAAGAGGACCAGTAGAGGCTACATCAGGGTCAGTAATCTTTTTTGAATATACTAATATAGAAGCTGGTGAATTTAGAATAGCACCATTAATAACTGCCCTTGGGTCTATTAATTATGTATTAGCTCCCGAAAGTGCTGAAGGATTTATTACTTTATTAATATATTTGAATGGTGAACTATCTCAAAGCTATATTCATCAGATTAAGCATGCTGATGCAAGTCCTGATGTTGGTACAATAGATTTTTATCTTCATACCCATGATTCTGATACATTAAAAATTGTTGTCTCTACGACTACTGAAAATATAGTTTTTGCAGATGTTGTAGATGTTAATAGAACTGTAAAAATCCCTGCTTTAACAATGGTTCTTGAGGTAGCTTCTTAGTTTGATTTCTTATAGTCATTACTACTTTATTAAGGTAATAAATAAAATTTTTATTAATAGTTAATAATAATTATATAAATAGGTTAAAAGATGAAAAATATAAATTTTCCCAAAAATAAAAATGTTGGTATATATTCCAATAATATAGTTACAAGTGCACCAGAACAATCCCCTATAATTATTCCAGCCAATGTGGAAACCCCTGTAATTTTAAGAGGTGGAGTAGAGATTGAATCGGGGGAACAATTCTTTGAATATACTAGCATAGAGACTGGTGAATTTAATTTAAACGACTATGGAACTTTTATAGGACATATTAATTATGTGTTAGCTCCCGAGAGTGCCGAAGGAAGCATGACTTTAGCAGTATATCTTAATGGTAATGTACGTGTAAGGTTTACTTATGATATTGTTCATACTGCTACAATTCATGATGTTGGTACAATAGAGTTTAATCTTCACAATCATGAAGCAACTGATATATTGAAAATGACTGTATTGTCAAGTGCTGAAAATCTAATTTTTGCAGATGTTATAGGTATTAATGGAACTGTGAAAACCCCTGCTTTAACAATGACTCTTGAGAAATAGATTAGTTTGTTTTTTTATCGCAATTACTACCTTATTCAAGTAATAAAAATTAATAGATTACTTGATTATTTATTTGCCTCTATAAAAACAGCTATATTGAGTATAGATATTACTATTTATTGTAATTCTTTATAGAAATTAATAAACTAGTATTTATAATAAAAAGCATGAAAGGTTTATAGCTAAAAGTATTTTAAGAAGAATTTTTCTGCAATTTGTAAACTTTCATTATCTACATTATGCCCCATGGCTGGTTTGGTAAATTCCTGAAAGCTAACATGCTTAGTATTTAAGAAGTTTTTGGTTTTTTCAAACATATTAAAGGGCAGTACTTCATCTTGCTTACCATGGATAAGCAAAATGTTTTGGTGTTTATTAAAAATAGTTAAGGGATCATCAAAAAATGCAGTACTATGGGCAATAATGCTAGCGAACTGTTGCCTACTATGTAACCCTTGAAATAAAGCCATAATACCTCCTTGGGAAAAACCAAATAAAGCAATTTGGTCAACATCTGTGTGGTAGGTAGAACTAACATATTGAATAAACTCTTTAAGGATTTTATTAGCTTTAGCTACACTTTTTAAATCTGTAACTTCTAGCCTGCCAGTAGTTGGATTTTCACTAATGGGAAACCAAGCCTGCCCAAAGCCTAAACTACAAGGTAAAGGAGCAAAAGGAGCTATAAAAGTAGTGCTAGGGGCTAGTTTAGTAAATAAAGGGGTAATGCCAATAATATCGTAAGCTGAAGAGCCATAACCATGTAATAAGATTACGATGTTCTTTTGGTTTTCCGCTTTAACAATTTGGTATTCTAACATATCTTTTTAAGGGTTTTTGTTGTTAATACTATTGTTTTTAGAAGTAGGATTTTTAGAAGAAGTTGGTTTATTTTTTTTAGCTTGCATAGATTTAGTATGAAGGTCATTTAGTTCTTGGGTTAATTCAAGGCATAAGTCTTGGCTTTGAACTGTGGTAGTTGCCATACAAGATACTTGAATATAAGCAATAAAACGTACTTGTATATTTTCTGGTAATTCTAGGAAAATTTTTCTTAAGTCTTCATGGTCTTTAGGAGTTAGATTTCCTAATTTTTCTAAAATAATTTCTTGGGAGTTATCGTCTAGGTACTTTTTTACATCAGCATAAGCATCTTGAATGTTTTCATCGGAATTACTAAGAGTATTATTTAATACCTCTGTAGCAGCATTTATATATTGTTGGGTATTATTGGAACTACTATCAGCATACATATTGCTAACACTGCAACAGGTAACAAACAAGCAACTAACAAAAAAGGTTATTTTATTAAACATTGGGCTTAAAAGTAATATTATTAGCTGTTAATAATTGTTGTAATTCTTGGTTTAAATACATTTCTTTTATTATATCACAACCACCAATAAAGTTACCTTTTATATATAATTGTGGAATAGTAGGCCAATTGGAATAAACTTTAATGTTTTCACGGATTTCATAGTTTGCCATAACATCTACATCTAAGAAATCTACATTTAAATTTTGTAAAATACCTACAGTCGTAGCAGAAAAACCACACATTGGCATATCTTTAGTTCCTTTCATAAAAAGAACTACATTGTATTTATGAACAGCCATATCTATTTTTTTTAGAATATCATTGGTTAATTCTACAGTTTTAGGAGTAGTAGTATTGGGCTGATAGGTAGGAGTGTCTTCACTTAAGGTTTTAGTTTCTAAAGCTAAAGCATGGATTTCATTACCAACAATAGAACCAAGAGCATCATAAACTAATTTATGGCGTTCTAACTTAGATTTCCCTATGAAGATATCATCTATCATAGCAACCTCAATATGGTTACCATCACCTACCGTATCAGTTACCTCTATTTTAGCTTGTGGGAATTTTTCTTGTAAAACTTGTTGAATGTAATTAATACTAACACTCATATGTACCTCATATATCTTTAAATAATAAGGGATTTTAACATAATTTCAGCTTTCTACCAAATCATTCCTTATATTAGGAATTCGTTATGTTAAAATAAAGTCACTATTTTATAAAAGCCCAGATTCCCTAAAAGAAGTAATACCCTCTTGCCCAATAATAATGTGGTCATAAAGAGTAATATTCAAATTTTTGCAAGTATAAGCTAAAGACTTTGTAAGTTCAATATCTGCCTTAGATGGTGTATCGTCACCACTTGGATGATTGTGTACTAAAATAAAAGCTACCGCTCCAAAATTCAAAGCAGTTTTTACAATTTCACGAGCATCTACAACCACCTGATTAATAGAACCTTCTTGAATTATATCATCTTTAATTAAAACATACTTATTATTTAAGTATAAAATTTTTAAGTATTCTTTCTTTTTATAGGCTAATTGCACGTAACAATAATCTAATACTGTACTCCATGTGTTTAAAATAGGTCTATTAGTAATTTTCTTTCTTAAGAGATGGGCTGCTGTATGTTTAATTAAATATAATAATGTAATGGTATTTTCACTTAATCCTTCAACATTTTTTAGAATATCGGATTCAGTATTTAGAATACGAGCAATAGAACCAAACTGCCTTATTAGTTTTTTAGCTAAATCTTTAACATCTCTTCTTGGTAGAGAGTAGAATAAGATTAGCTCTAAAAGCTCATCTTCAGATAGATCTAGATTATTATGATAATTTTTTAAAAACTTAGTTTTTACTCTTTTGCGATGACCTTGGTTTAATAGATTCTTATTTTGCTCTTTGTTATTCTTCATAATTTCTATGTATTACCATAATTTCCTGTGAATATTATACAACCCGTATCGGTCACACCAATTGTATGCTCGTATTGAGCAGATAAAGAAAAATCTTTCGTAACCGCTGTCCAGCCATTCTTTAGCAGTTTAACTTCTTTTTTACCAGCATTAATCATGGGTTCTATAGTAAAAACCATACCTTTTTCTAAGGTTAGATCCTGTTTAGGATAATAAAAATGTAATACATTTGGATCTAAATGAAAATCATGGCCAATTCCATGCCCACAAAATTCTTCTACTACACTAAAATGGTTTTTATGGGCAATATTGGTAATACATTTACCAATTTCACTAATTTTCAGATTAGGTTTTACAATTTTAATAGCTTCATCTAAACATTGTTTAGTAATTGCCATTAAATTTTTAGCTTTAGTGGAAACTTTACCAACAGAAAACATAGAGCTCATATCACCATACCAACCATTAAGAATAACGGTAACATCAATATTTAGAATATCACCTGTAAGCAATTTCTTATCAGAAGGTAAGCCGTGGCAAACTTCATTGTTTAAGGATATACAAGTAGAATACTGATACCCTTTGTAACCTAATGTTGCTGGAATAGCATTATTTTTAATAATAAAGTTATGGCAAATATTATTTAATTCTAAAGTAGTAATTCCTTCCTGAATAAAAGGAGCCACATGTTCTAAAGTTTGCTTGGCTAAGGTTCCAGCTGCTTTTAACCCATCAAAGGCAACATCATCGTAAATATAAATATCTAATAAACCAATTTCTTTTTTAAAGTAATGTTTTGTTGGTATCACCATAGCTAATTTGCACCTTATGTTTGATTGTAATTTTTGTTGTTGATACATCACAAGTATAGCATAGTAACTCTACTCCACACTCTTTAGCTTGCATAAAGGTGTTAAAATAGTTTTTATCTATATCTTTAGCAATTCTAAAAAATTTGTGTTCATCATTTCTTTGAATAATATATAAATTAACAGCATGTATACCAGATTGCTTAATAGTTATTAAATCTTGTAAATGTTTGATTCCTCTGGTGGTTATGGCATCTGGGAATTCTGCAACTAGAGGGTTTCTTTGTAAGGTTACACTTTTTACTTCAACTACGCAAGAGCGTTTAGTATTGCTTAATTGAAAGTCTAAACGAGAATTTAAAAACTTAGTTTCAGGTTTAATAGTATTATATTGAGCCAATTCTGGAATTTGTTTTAACGTCAGGGCTTCTTTTACTAAATGATTAGTTCTACTGGTATTAATATCTACAAGAGCCTGCTTACTAGTTTCTATTAACTCTAATTTATAAGCCAGTTTGTTTTTAGGATTCATATTTTTACTAACATAAACTTTTACTCCCTCATCTGCTAAACCTTTTAATGAACCTGAATTAGGGCAATGTGCCGTAATAATTTCTTGGGTATCTAACTTAATATCTGCTAAAAACCTTTTATAACGTTTAATTAAAGTACCAGCTAATAATGGAGGTAATTGCATATGCTTATATATCCTTGAATCTTAATGAGGCTAATAGCCTTTTGTTAATTGTATAGGAAATTTTAACCTTTCCAACCAATAATGTTGCAATACTCAACACTAACAGGGTAATGATTGTTTTCCTTATTTTGAAAAATTTGGTATTTTTTTTCTACTAATTTAAAGAAGGCTTTACCTAAGTAATAAGAAGACCTTTTATATAAAACATTAGTTTCACCATAACCTTTAAGATCTTTAAAGATATTATTAAAATTTTTATACATTATTTCAATTTTATCTTTATCGGCAGTAATGCTTTGAAAACCAATACTTTGTAGTAAGTCAGCTAAGGATTGCATACTAGCAAAAGGGTGAATATGAGGGGAAAAGCTATTAAAAAGTTCGGTTTCAGCATTAGTCATAGCTGTTTTTAGTTCTTCTAAAGTACCAAGAATAGGCATTACTAAAAAGAAAAAACCTTGGGGTTTCAAAACTTTATGAATTTGGCTAAAGATATTAGGAAGGTTATTCATACTATGCAAGGCAAAAATACTAATTATACCATCAAAACTATTAGCCTTAAAAGGTAGTTTATTAAAAGTAAGATTAATTTTATTAGTGCTATCATTAGCATTTAAAAAGTTTAGAAAGTAATCTGCTTGTAGGACATAAGGGAATTTTTCTAACATTTCTTGTTGTGCCAAGGTGTGAAATAGTTCTCCTAAACCACAACCAAGTTCTAGCGTATTAGGAAAATTCCCTTTTAATTCGCTAAGGCGATCGGCAGTACGTACAGCTAACTCTTTTTTTAAGAAATTAAAATTAATAGCAGTAGCTTCAATACGGTTTTTTCTAATTTTAAGTAGTTCTTGGTTAAATACAGTCATTGTTAATTTGTAGTTTTTCTGTAGGTGTATTAATCTTAAGAATAACAGACATATTATAATGTAATTTTAGTATTTATAATAAAAAATTAATAAAATAATTACAAAACTTATGAAAATTTTTAAAAATATCCTAAATTTTATTTTTCCCACTAAGTGTTATGTTTGCCAAAATACGTACACAAGTGGGATTTTATGTGCATCTTGCTTTACAGAACTTCAAGTCAAGCAACATACCTGCCATGTTTGTGGAGTAGACCTTCCCCAACATAGTACTACTTGTGCCTTGTGCTTACATAAGTATAGACCTTTTAATAGTTTAAATTTTTATTATATTTATAATAAAACAACATTTAGCTTAATTAGCCAGTTTAAATATTTTCATAAATTAGCAATACAAGATTTTTTAGTTCAAACCTTAGTAAAAAGTATTCCCAAAGAAATTTTACAAAACATTGATGTAGTTATCCCTGTCCCTATGTACTATTTTAAACTTTTAAGAAGAAGGTACAACCATAGTGCAGTGTTAGCTAAAGCCTTTGCTAACAGCAATAATTTATATTTTAATCCTTTAATCTTAAAGAAACACCAAGCAACTAAAGCACAAATGACTCTTAGTGGTAGTAATAGATTAAGTAATGTTAAGAATAGTTTTAACATTAACCCAAAATACATAGAATATTTACAAGGGAAAAGAGTATTATTAATAGATGATGTAATTACAACTGGTGCTACTATTCATGCTTGTGCTAAGGTTTTAAAGAAGGCTAAAGTTAGGGAAGTTCATATTTTAGCTATTGCCAGAGTTCAAGGAATTTTAAAAATTTAAAAATAAGTTTATAATTAATAATATTTATAAAACTAATATAATGATAATTAACTGAAATTATATATAATAATATATCAATTACATAAACAAAGGAAATATTTCATGAAAATAGAAATGTATACAAGTAATAATTGCCCTTTTTGTGAAAAAGCAAAAACTTTATTAAAAATGAAAGGGGTAGAGTGGATTGAATATAATATTCAAGAGGATCCTAATAAAGTAGCAGAAGTATTGCAACGTTCTGGCGGTAAAAAAACTGTACCCCAAATTTTTATTAATAATAAACATATTGGAGGTTACTCTGAATTACAAGCCTTAGATACTAAAGGTGAACTAGATTCTCTACTAAAATAAGCAAAATAAGTTATGTGGTTAGTTATTTGCTTTTTTTGCCACACAAATATAGTTAATAGTTGGTTTATTAGCAATTACCCAGTCTTGGCTCATAACTTTAAAATTAATACCTTTAATATGGGTGATAGAGCTATTATATACTTCTAACATATCAGATAATTCTTTAGGAGTAATAAATTTAGCAAAGTCGTGAATATTTTTAGGTAACCAACCTAAGATGTATTCAGCTGTATATTTAGCTAGAATTAAAGATTGGATATTCCTATTAATGGTAGAAATAACTATTAAACCATTAGGTTGTAATAATTTTATAACAATTTTTAGGAACTCTTTAGGATCTGGCACATGTTCAATAATTTCTGTAGCAAAAATTATTGGAAATTGTTTATTAGGATTAGCTTGTAAATATTCTTCAGGAGTATTGTTAAGGTAGTTAATATTTAAGTTATTAGCTGTGGCATGTTTTTTTGCTTCTAAGATTGTAGATAAAGAGGCATCTATACCTGTAACTTGAAAACCTTGTTTGGCAAAAGGTTCGGCTAAAATTCCTCCACCGCAACCAACATCAAGAATTTCTAAGGGTGGTTGAAGCTTATTTTGTTGTAATACTTGGCTAATGAACTCTATTCTAGCGTTATTGAAATTATGAAGTACTTTGAATTTACCATTTTGTTTCCACCATTCTTTAGAAATAGCAGAGAATTTTTTAATTTCAGATTCAAGTGAGGATCTAAACATATCATTCCTTAAAAATTTTTATATTAATAACATCTTACATTAATATTAGGATCTTATTAAGATTAATCTGTTAATATATTATTTAAAGTTGTAAAATTAAATTTACCTAAATTAAAATGATTATAATATAATTATGTTTAAAAATACATTTTAAATGAATGTGTAGTTCAACAAAATAAATTATTTTGTTGAAATTTGTATGCACTATTGTTAATCTTATATCTATGTTTGTATTAGAAAACAGATAAGTATTTTGTAGAAAGTGAAAAAAAATGGAAGTAAATAAATTAAACAAGTTATGGCACACAGGGCAAGAATTTCTAGGTGTAGAATATGCCATTATGGGTGGTGCAATGTCTTGGATTTCGGAACATAATTTAGTTTCGGCTATTTCAAATAGCGGAGCCTTTGGCGTTATTGCTAGTGGTTCAATGGATGCTCCCTTGCTAAAAAAAGAAATTACCCTTACTAAGGCTAAAACAAAAAAGCCGTTTGGGGTTAATATTATTGTAATGAATCCTAAATTAGAAGAACTAATAGATGTATGTGGTGAAGAGAAAATTAAGCATATAATTTTAGCTGGTGGCTTGCCTAATGCTGTGATTATAAAAAAACTCCACGACTATGGCATCAAAGTTATAGCTTTTGCCCCTAATGTATCTATTGCTAAAAGGTTAATCAAAAATGGTGTTGATGCCTTAATTATAGAAGGTTCAGAAGCTGGTGGGCATATTGGTCCGGTATCAACTTCAGTATTAGTTCAAGAAATTCTACCAGAGATAAAGGAAGTACCTGTTTTTGTGGCAGGTGGTATTATTCATGGTGAAATTGTAGCTAAGTATTTAGAATTAGGAGCCGCAGGAGTTCAAATAGGTACAGCTTTAGTATGTACTAATGAATGTATAGCCCACGATAACTTCAAGCAGTCTTTTGTTAGGGCTTCCTCCCGTGATGCCCAATCTACAGTCCAAATAGATCCAGAATTCCCAGTGATTCCGGTAAGAGCCTTAGTAAATAAAGGTTCTAAGGGTTTTGTAGAGTTGCAAAGAGAAGTTGTTGAAGAGTTTAAAGCTGGTAAAATTTCTAAGTATGATGGTCAAATGAAAATAGAACATTATTGGGTAGGGGCTTTAAGGCGAGCTGTTATTGCAGGTGATGTTGAAAATGGTTCATTAATGGCAGGTCAGTGCGTAGGAATGGTAACAGAAATAACTTCAGTTAATGAGGTTATTAAGCAATTAATAGCAAAAGCATTAACTTGTATAAAATAAGGTAATTAATATGGTAGCAGAAAAAGAACAATCCGATAAAGGTAAAACCGTTGAAACAGAAGCTATTGCTCCAAGTACAGCAGAAGCTAAAGTTGTAGCAGAGCCTACAGTGGAACATGTTAAAATTGGTAGTTTACTACGTGGTTTAAGGCAGCAAAAGGGTTTATCTTTAGATGATGTAGTAGCCGATATTCGTATTAGAAAAGTGTTTTTAGAGGCCTTAGAAAATGAAAATTTTGCTGAACTTCCAGAAAGAACCTATGCTTTAGGCTATTTAAGGGTGTATCTTACTTATTTAGAAGTAAAAGATGTAGAAAATTATTTAGTTCAAATGGATAAAGCCTACAATTTTTCCGACCCAGATTACCACAATACAGAATATACTTCACCACTAGAAGAAAAATATAGTTTTGCGAATATCTTAAAAGATAATGTAAAAAAACGTATGCAAAATAGTGCTGAAAGCAAGACAACAGATAAAAAGAAAAAACTATTACCTATTTTATTATTAATCATAGTATTAATAGGGGCTATATATATGTTCTTTTTCTTACCAAAAGGTCAAGATGAAAAAGTTGCTAACCTTGATGTTGAACAGCCAAACCCTAATAAAGTTTTTTCAGACTCTAGTGAATATGTAACGAAAGAAAAACCAACTAACAATAATGGTACTAATGAAGTTACCATAGAAGATAATAACCAAACTGAAAATACTAAGGTAGCCAATACCAATCCTGTAGTGAATAACAGTCCTACAGTAAACAAGGCAGATTCTACCGTAGTTACTAATGAAAAAGCTGACGAATTCCGTTTTGCAGATTTTCCTAAAGAAACAAAAGATAGAACTATTAAAATTACTTTTTCAGATGATGTTTGGGTACGTATTTATAATATAAAAGATAAGCACCTAATTTACTTAGAAAAAATCTTTAAAGCTGGTGATGTTTATGAAATTCCAGGAGTAGATGGTTTAGCTATGAATATTGCTGATTATGACAAAGTAAATATTACTGCCTCTGGAAACCATATTTTCTTATATAATAATAAAAAATATAGTCATGTGGTAAACAATATAGCTTTAACAGATGAGTATTTATTAAGTAAATATAGTCGTGCCAGATAATTACTGGTATTATATTATGCTTTATGATTATATAATTCCTAGAAAAAAAACCAAAGTTGTTAATGTTGGCAAAGTAAAAGTTGGTGGTGAAAACCCTATTATTGTTCAGTCTATGACTAATACTAATACTACAGATTATCTTGCTACTATTAAACAGATTCATGCACTTGAAACAGCTGGCGTAGATATTGTTAGAGTCTCTTGCCCAGATCAAGAATCAACAATAGCCTTAAAAAAAATAATTACCGAAGTTCAAGTTCCTATTGTTGCCGATATTCATTTTCACTACCGTAGAGCTATTGAAGCAGCCGAAGCCGGAGCCGCTTGTTTACGAATTAATCCGGGTAATATTGGCTCTTCACAAAAAGTAATGGAAGTAGTAAAAGCTGCAAAAAGTAATAATTGTTCTATAAGAATAGGAGTTAATTCAGGTTCTTTAGAACCTCACTTAATAGACAAATACAAAAGCCCCACCCCAGAGGCTATGCTTGAAAGTGCATTGACTCATATGAAAATTTTAGAAGATGCTGATTTTTTCAATTTTAAAATTAGTGTTAAATCATCAAATGTATTTTTAGCTGTAAAATCTTACCAAATGCTTTCACAAGCCTGTGATTACCCACTGCATTTAGGTATAACTGAAGCTGGTA
Protein-coding sequences here:
- a CDS encoding RadC-like JAB domain (UPF0758 protein) translates to MKNNKEQNKNLLNQGHRKRVKTKFLKNYHNNLDLSEDELLELILFYSLPRRDVKDLAKKLIRQFGSIARILNTESDILKNVEGLSENTITLLYLIKHTAAHLLRKKITNRPILNTWSTVLDYCYVQLAYKKKEYLKILYLNNKYVLIKDDIIQEGSINQVVVDAREIVKTALNFGAVAFILVHNHPSGDDTPSKADIELTKSLAYTCKNLNITLYDHIIIGQEGITSFRESGLL
- the sfsA gene encoding Sugar fermentation stimulation protein A — encoded protein: MQLPPLLAGTLIKRYKRFLADIKLDTQEIITAHCPNSGSLKGLADEGVKVYVSKNMNPKNKLAYKLELIETSKQALVDINTSRTNHLVKEALTLKQIPELAQYNTIKPETKFLNSRLDFQLSNTKRSCVVEVKSVTLQRNPLVAEFPDAITTRGIKHLQDLITIKQSGIHAVNLYIIQRNDEHKFFRIAKDIDKNYFNTFMQAKECGVELLCYTCDVSTTKITIKHKVQISYGDTNKTLL
- the bioC gene encoding methyltransferase domain-containing protein (Malonyl-[acyl-carrier protein] O-methyltransferase) — protein: MTVFNQELLKIRKNRIEATAINFNFLKKELAVRTADRLSELKGNFPNTLELGCGLGELFHTLAQQEMLEKFPYVLQADYFLNFLNANDSTNKINLTFNKLPFKANSFDGIISIFALHSMNNLPNIFSQIHKVLKPQGFFFLVMPILGTLEELKTAMTNAETELFNSFSPHIHPFASMQSLADLLQSIGFQSITADKDKIEIMYKNFNNIFKDLKGYGETNVLYKRSSYYLGKAFFKLVEKKYQIFQNKENNHYPVSVEYCNIIGWKG
- the estB gene encoding Carboxylesterase 2 is translated as MLEYQIVKAENQKNIVILLHGYGSSAYDIIGITPLFTKLAPSTTFIAPFAPLPCSLGFGQAWFPISENPTTGRLEVTDLKSVAKANKILKEFIQYVSSTYHTDVDQIALFGFSQGGIMALFQGLHSRQQFASIIAHSTAFFDDPLTIFNKHQNILLIHGKQDEVLPFNMFEKTKNFLNTKHVSFQEFTKPAMGHNVDNESLQIAEKFFLKYF
- the map gene encoding Methionine aminopeptidase; the protein is MVIPTKHYFKKEIGLLDIYIYDDVAFDGLKAAGTLAKQTLEHVAPFIQEGITTLELNNICHNFIIKNNAIPATLGYKGYQYSTCISLNNEVCHGLPSDKKLLTGDILNIDVTVILNGWYGDMSSMFSVGKVSTKAKNLMAITKQCLDEAIKIVKPNLKISEIGKCITNIAHKNHFSVVEEFCGHGIGHDFHLDPNVLHFYYPKQDLTLEKGMVFTIEPMINAGKKEVKLLKNGWTAVTKDFSLSAQYEHTIGVTDTGCIIFTGNYGNT
- the grxC gene encoding Glutaredoxin 3; the protein is MKIEMYTSNNCPFCEKAKTLLKMKGVEWIEYNIQEDPNKVAEVLQRSGGKKTVPQIFINNKHIGGYSELQALDTKGELDSLLK
- the purF gene encoding Amidophosphoribosyltransferase; translation: MKIFKNILNFIFPTKCYVCQNTYTSGILCASCFTELQVKQHTCHVCGVDLPQHSTTCALCLHKYRPFNSLNFYYIYNKTTFSLISQFKYFHKLAIQDFLVQTLVKSIPKEILQNIDVVIPVPMYYFKLLRRRYNHSAVLAKAFANSNNLYFNPLILKKHQATKAQMTLSGSNRLSNVKNSFNINPKYIEYLQGKRVLLIDDVITTGATIHACAKVLKKAKVREVHILAIARVQGILKI
- a CDS encoding Grx4 family monothiol glutaredoxin, which codes for MSVSINYIQQVLQEKFPQAKIEVTDTVGDGNHIEVAMIDDIFIGKSKLERHKLVYDALGSIVGNEIHALALETKTLSEDTPTYQPNTTTPKTVELTNDILKKIDMAVHKYNVVLFMKGTKDMPMCGFSATTVGILQNLNVDFLDVDVMANYEIRENIKVYSNWPTIPQLYIKGNFIGGCDIIKEMYLNQELQQLLTANNITFKPNV